From the Candidatus Cloacimonadaceae bacterium genome, the window GAGATGACAGCCCAGAGGAGCTTGAGCGTTAGGTTCATAAAGACACTCCCAAAAGTAAATAAAGAACTATCGTATAAAGAAATATATGCAGCAGATAGGTCTGTCCGTTTCCGGTATAGAGCCTTGCCAGAGTGGCGGATATGGAATGAGTCCATTCATCCACTCCCCTCCAGAAGGTCTCCACGCGTGGTTGCACCAAAATACCCAACGCCTTGTAATAATGAGCGAACATATTGAAGGCAAAGTGCGTCGTCCATGGTTTATATGGTCTCTCCGCGGCGAAGACGATATTGAATTGCTTCACTTTTTGGGCTCTGGCATTGACCAGTATGAGCCACACGAGCGGGAGTATGAACACGCCCATGGTCACATACATGATCAGGTTGCCGTTCCAATAGCCTTTCAGCACCGGTGAATCCAAGATGATCTGATATCCGTTCCAACTCATCCAGGATGGCTTGGCGATGTATTCGCCGACCGCGTCCGAGACCGGTTTGGTGATCAGGTTGGGCAGCATCGAGATTCCCATGATCAGCATGATGAAGATGCCCTGAGGGATGATGAACCAGATCGGAGCTTCCTTGACGTGTGCCTGATTCGGTTTCGCCTGACCCAAAAACACAGTGTGGATCAGCTTGTAGAGATAGAGGAAAGCCACCGCGCTGGCAAAAAACGCCAAGCCGGTTTGCAGATAACGCCCCTGCTCCATCAGCGATGTGTAGATGAACCACTTGGAGCCGAAACCGCTCAGCGGTGGAACTCCTGAAACGGCGATGATGCCCATCAGCACACTGATGAAGGATATCGGCATCTTTTTGATCAGACCACCCATTTCATACATGTTGCGGGTGCCGGTGCGATAGATCACTCCGGCGATAGACATAAAGATCAAAGCCTTGAAAAAGAGATGGTTGAGCGAAATGTAGAGCGCTGAAACCCAGCCCAGATGGGACATCAGCGAAAAGCCCAGAATGATGTAGCCAAGCTGGCTCATGCTGGAATATGCCAAGAGTCGTTTGACGTCCTCCTCAAAGAGTGCCATCATCGCTCCAGCAAAAGCTGTGAGCGCTCCGATCCATCCCAAGCCGATCATCAGAGCATCTGCAGAAACATAGCTTTTGAGGCTCATCATGAGCAGCAGCATCAAGCCGAAAACTCCCGCTTTGGAAAGCACCGATGCGATCAGCGAAGTGCTGTCGTCCTCCGCTTCGCTATAGGCTCCCGGCAGCCAGACGTGCACTCCAAGGGCGCCCATCTTGATCAGGAATCCCAAGCCGCCAAGGATCAGAGCCAGCTTGCCGATACTGTTAAACTCCGTCTGCCAGAGAATCGGATAGCCGGCAAAGAATTCCGGCATCAGCATCAGCGCGCTCATGATCAGATACGCGGCGCCGAGAGAAAAGACGATATAGCCTTGTGCCGATGCCTGCGCTTTTTTTCCTCTGAGAATCAGGATGTAGGACGCGATCGTCATCAGCTCCCATGCCAGGAAGAGCTCCATGCGCGTACTCGCCAGCAGCAGATTGCCAAGTGAGAAGATCAGCATTACCAGAGCGGGGAAAAGCCCTTCGGCAGAGCCTTTGCGATGCATGAAAGCAAATATCTGCACGAGCGAGCCGCCAAGAAAGATCACAGTGAAGATCATTCCCATGCGCGGCATCACCGGCAACACCTGGAACCAAGCATAAGCGGATAGCGCTCCAATGGCAAGCAAGCCTTTCAGTTTCACGGACAGGAAATCAAGCACTCCAAAGAGCAATAAAGCGATCACCGGATAGATGACATTGAGCGGCATTGAAAAGAGTTTCATTGAAATGAAATAGGACAGCACGAAAAGCACGGTCACGGAGATCACCGATGGAATGACGCGATGCGCGGCTGCCTTGAGGGAAGATACTATCTCACCCTTGGCAACGATGCCCAGCCAGCGGAACATATAGACCGCTTCAAAGAGCGTGCCCATTAGCACCGCCGCCATCCAGTAAGGCTGTTTCAGGCCCGCAAGGATGCGCAGCAATTCCCACTTGGCAAAGAATCCTGGAAAAGGCGGCAAACCGACCAAAGCTATGGCAAAGACGCCAAAGCAGACCAAAAGTCCGGTATCGCGTCTCAGCGCCGCCCAGTCTCCAAGCCCCTGTTTTTCAAGCAGTTCGGAAAGCCAAAACAATCCGCTCTTGGCGAGGGTGTTGTTGATCAGAAAACCCAGCGCGATCATCAGTCCATATTGTTCCGGCAAGCCCAGATTGGCAAGACCATAGAGCACAAATACGATCAAGCCCGTCTGCGCGGTGGAAGAATAGCCTAACAGGCGTTTTCCGTCCTTTTGCCTCAAACCCACCAAGTTTGACATCACAAAGCTCACCAATCCCGCGATGGCAAAGAGCAGCAGTTGATTCTGCGGCACCAGCGGCATCAGTTTATACATCATAAAGATCAACGCGGTGCTGTGGATGCCGGAAAAGACCGCTCCCATGCCTCCATGCACGCTTTGATAGACATCCAGCGCCCATCCGTTGGCGGGATATGGTTTCAGATCGATGAAGAGCGCGATCAGGATGAGAAAAAGCGCCACCTGATACGCGG encodes:
- a CDS encoding proton-conducting transporter membrane subunit, with protein sequence MVNPLYLIAAFLVAAFAAAILDRVHRKLSLALVYMTIAAALGASALRIWELISDPMLETQFFTTGFRVPLSIGLSFGFKEAFLLTLINLLGLLGGISFNRRFLKDGAQPMALYLLVLLGANGLILTRDIFNAFVFLEILSIAGFAMIGIRQTKNALISGLKYMMAGGISSAILLIGIIFVYRYTGTLNIDTWIAMGAIPNPAYQVALFLILIALFIDLKPYPANGWALDVYQSVHGGMGAVFSGIHSTALIFMMYKLMPLVPQNQLLLFAIAGLVSFVMSNLVGLRQKDGKRLLGYSSTAQTGLIVFVLYGLANLGLPEQYGLMIALGFLINNTLAKSGLFWLSELLEKQGLGDWAALRRDTGLLVCFGVFAIALVGLPPFPGFFAKWELLRILAGLKQPYWMAAVLMGTLFEAVYMFRWLGIVAKGEIVSSLKAAAHRVIPSVISVTVLFVLSYFISMKLFSMPLNVIYPVIALLLFGVLDFLSVKLKGLLAIGALSAYAWFQVLPVMPRMGMIFTVIFLGGSLVQIFAFMHRKGSAEGLFPALVMLIFSLGNLLLASTRMELFLAWELMTIASYILILRGKKAQASAQGYIVFSLGAAYLIMSALMLMPEFFAGYPILWQTEFNSIGKLALILGGLGFLIKMGALGVHVWLPGAYSEAEDDSTSLIASVLSKAGVFGLMLLLMMSLKSYVSADALMIGLGWIGALTAFAGAMMALFEEDVKRLLAYSSMSQLGYIILGFSLMSHLGWVSALYISLNHLFFKALIFMSIAGVIYRTGTRNMYEMGGLIKKMPISFISVLMGIIAVSGVPPLSGFGSKWFIYTSLMEQGRYLQTGLAFFASAVAFLYLYKLIHTVFLGQAKPNQAHVKEAPIWFIIPQGIFIMLIMGISMLPNLITKPVSDAVGEYIAKPSWMSWNGYQIILDSPVLKGYWNGNLIMYVTMGVFILPLVWLILVNARAQKVKQFNIVFAAERPYKPWTTHFAFNMFAHYYKALGILVQPRVETFWRGVDEWTHSISATLARLYTGNGQTYLLHIFLYTIVLYLLLGVSL